The Acidobacteriota bacterium genome has a segment encoding these proteins:
- a CDS encoding thymidine kinase: protein MDERSRGHIEVIAGGMFSGKSEELVRRLRRASIARQSVQVFKPSADTRFGPQRLVTRDNRELDAISVKDSAEMFDRLRFGVQVVGVDEAQFFDDGLVERVEELANLGVRVIVAGLDLDYMQRPFGCMPRLLAIAEYVDKMHAICVRCGRAAHYSQRTAGGSDQLQVGDLEAYEARCRQCYEPFEPAEASPPKPRVAQKPSSS from the coding sequence GTGGACGAACGATCCCGAGGACACATCGAAGTCATCGCCGGAGGCATGTTCTCCGGCAAGAGCGAAGAGCTGGTGCGGCGTTTGCGGCGGGCGAGTATCGCCCGCCAGTCGGTGCAGGTGTTCAAGCCGTCAGCGGACACCCGTTTCGGCCCCCAACGCCTGGTGACCCGCGACAACCGCGAACTCGACGCCATCAGCGTGAAGGACAGCGCCGAGATGTTCGACCGCCTGCGCTTCGGGGTGCAGGTGGTGGGGGTGGACGAAGCGCAGTTCTTCGACGACGGCCTGGTCGAGCGGGTTGAAGAGCTGGCTAACCTCGGCGTGCGGGTGATCGTGGCGGGCCTCGACCTCGACTACATGCAGCGCCCCTTCGGCTGCATGCCGCGGTTGCTGGCGATCGCCGAGTATGTCGACAAGATGCACGCTATCTGCGTTCGTTGCGGGCGTGCCGCCCACTACAGCCAGCGCACCGCCGGCGGCTCCGATCAACTCCAGGTGGGCGACCTCGAAGCCTACGAGGCCCGCTGTCGCCAGTGCTATGAGCCTTTCGAGCCGGCGGAGGCGTCGCCACCGAAGCCGCGCGTGGCCCAAAAGCCCAGTTCTAGCTAA
- a CDS encoding DUF2203 family protein — protein MAERPRDRRIFSYDDVLTSFPAVRDLTRAAVSQIEALTNRVRSYDEMEDRRGELEESIQRIVDAWTSEVRSLGCEVKGLWLVDWDSGDGYYCWKYPEEAVCHFHGYDEGFAGRVPLN, from the coding sequence ATGGCCGAAAGACCCCGTGATCGCAGGATTTTCAGCTACGACGACGTCCTGACCAGCTTCCCCGCCGTGCGCGACCTCACCCGCGCCGCGGTGAGTCAGATCGAAGCGCTGACCAACCGCGTCCGCAGCTACGACGAAATGGAAGATCGGCGAGGTGAGTTGGAGGAGTCCATCCAGCGCATCGTCGACGCCTGGACCTCCGAAGTGCGCTCCCTCGGCTGCGAGGTGAAGGGCCTATGGCTGGTGGACTGGGACAGCGGCGACGGCTATTACTGCTGGAAGTACCCGGAAGAAGCCGTCTGCCACTTTCACGGCTACGACGAGGGATTCGCGGGCCGAGTCCCTCTCAATTGA
- a CDS encoding HAD family hydrolase codes for MSYLILFDIDGTLLRCGPRLREIFEGALADVRMPAVGVPGYDFAGKIDPVIVRDLGRAAGWTLERSVAAIPEVRSAWVRRLEAELAADEIEIMPGVSTLLERLAARPDVELGLLTGNWQAGAAVKLRRAGLDHHFAFGAFGDDGEHRRDLPPVALARAAEIHRREYEADCVWIVGDTVHDVDCARANGLPCLGVATGGSTVERLRQAGAVQALEDFTHLAADWPFASASVNGWKT; via the coding sequence ATGTCCTACCTGATCCTCTTCGACATCGACGGCACCCTACTGCGCTGCGGTCCGCGCCTCCGGGAGATTTTCGAAGGCGCATTGGCAGATGTTCGGATGCCCGCCGTCGGGGTGCCCGGCTACGACTTCGCCGGCAAGATCGATCCGGTGATCGTGCGAGATCTGGGGCGCGCCGCGGGCTGGACCTTGGAACGCTCGGTGGCGGCGATTCCCGAGGTGCGCTCCGCCTGGGTACGCCGCCTCGAAGCGGAGCTCGCCGCCGACGAGATCGAAATCATGCCCGGTGTTTCGACCCTGCTCGAACGGCTGGCGGCCCGGCCGGATGTCGAACTGGGTTTACTGACCGGCAATTGGCAGGCCGGCGCCGCCGTCAAGCTGCGGCGGGCGGGCCTCGATCACCACTTCGCCTTTGGCGCCTTTGGGGACGACGGCGAGCACCGTCGCGACCTGCCGCCGGTCGCCCTGGCGCGGGCCGCTGAGATCCATCGGCGAGAGTACGAAGCGGATTGTGTGTGGATCGTCGGCGATACGGTGCACGATGTGGATTGTGCCCGGGCGAACGGTTTGCCCTGCCTGGGGGTCGCCACCGGCGGCAGCACCGTCGAGCGGTTGCGGCAAGCCGGCGCCGTACAGGCCCTCGAAGACTTTACCCACCTGGCCGCCGACTGGCCCTTTGCCTCGGCTTCCGTGAACGGATGGAAAACGTAG
- a CDS encoding isochorismatase family protein, with translation MSESTKQAASGWLFWDVDTQVDFMREDGALYVPDAESLDPHLARLTSAVVARGIPLVQSADDHELDDAEISLEPDFSTTYPPHCMRRTRGAKRIPQTQIDDVAVIGHQAIPRSDLEMRIAAASGVLLLKKHVDVFTNPNTEVVLDILQPERVAVYGVALDVCNFHAVEGLLRRGYRVVVVSDATRPLDPERGEELLAEWPERGVELMTTEELLAEIAL, from the coding sequence GTGAGCGAGAGCACCAAGCAGGCGGCTTCCGGCTGGTTGTTCTGGGACGTGGATACCCAGGTGGACTTCATGCGTGAGGACGGCGCCCTCTACGTGCCGGACGCCGAATCCCTCGACCCCCATCTCGCTCGGCTGACCTCGGCGGTGGTGGCGCGCGGTATTCCCCTGGTGCAGTCGGCCGACGACCACGAATTGGACGACGCCGAGATCTCCCTGGAGCCGGACTTCTCCACCACCTACCCACCGCACTGCATGCGCCGCACCCGCGGAGCGAAACGCATTCCCCAGACTCAGATTGACGACGTGGCGGTGATCGGCCATCAGGCCATCCCTCGGTCGGATCTAGAAATGCGCATCGCCGCCGCATCGGGGGTACTGCTCCTCAAGAAGCACGTCGACGTGTTCACCAACCCCAACACCGAAGTGGTCTTGGACATCCTGCAACCGGAGCGGGTGGCGGTGTACGGCGTGGCCCTAGATGTGTGCAACTTCCACGCGGTGGAAGGGCTCCTGCGCCGTGGCTATCGGGTGGTCGTGGTGAGCGACGCCACCCGCCCCCTCGACCCGGAACGCGGCGAAGAACTGCTGGCGGAGTGGCCGGAGCGGGGCGTCGAGCTGATGACCACCGAGGAACTTCTAGCCGAAATCGCCCTCTAG
- a CDS encoding iron-sulfur cluster assembly accessory protein encodes MQEATTPPADANPTPIPDGPLQVTPKAVDMVKITREQEGIDPSYHLRVAVRGGGCSGFEYALDFDDEKRENDIVLEYDGLEVVVDAVSARYLEGTTIDYVLGMNGTGFKFNNPKAVGTCGCGSSFAV; translated from the coding sequence ATGCAAGAAGCGACGACACCCCCGGCGGACGCCAACCCTACGCCGATTCCGGATGGCCCCCTTCAGGTGACGCCCAAGGCCGTGGACATGGTCAAGATCACCCGCGAGCAAGAGGGCATCGACCCCTCGTACCACCTGCGGGTGGCGGTGCGCGGCGGCGGCTGCAGCGGCTTCGAGTATGCCCTCGACTTCGACGACGAAAAGCGAGAGAACGACATCGTCCTCGAATATGACGGGCTGGAGGTGGTGGTGGACGCGGTGAGCGCCCGCTACCTGGAGGGCACCACCATCGACTATGTGCTGGGGATGAACGGTACCGGGTTCAAGTTCAACAACCCGAAGGCGGTGGGGACGTGCGGATGCGGCTCGTCCTTCGCGGTTTAG
- a CDS encoding deoxyribodipyrimidine photolyase, which translates to MQADEIATRVPTLRLRAANDRPVREDGDFVLYWMIAYRRTTWNFAFDRAVDWAKALDKPVLVFEPLRSGYRWASDRIHRFVIDGMVANGARLAGSRVGYFPYLEPENGAGQGLFETLAERAAVVVTDDFPCFFLPRMVAAAADRLPVLLESVDGNGVLPMRATEKVFLRAVDFRRFLQKTLPAHLGDRPRQDPLTTRGLPEWQGPLPEDITDRWPPMDLGNPPDLADFPIDHEVPPVSYSGGSEAAAELLDRFLEERLDRYQDGRRDVIDRATSELSPYLHFGHISVHEVFSALADREDWTPDDLAPKATGSRSGWWGMGENAESFLDELLTWREVGYNMACLKEDYTAFDSLPAWAIETLEEHAGDDRPEVYTREEFEGAKTEDELWNAAQRELIRDGRIHNYLRMLWGKKILEWSATPRDALDVMIELNNKYALDGRNPNSYSGIFWCLGRYDRPWGPERPIFGKIRFMSTASTRRKLDADAYEREFGIGRLF; encoded by the coding sequence ATGCAAGCCGACGAGATCGCCACCCGAGTGCCCACCCTTCGCCTGCGGGCGGCCAACGATCGGCCGGTGCGTGAGGACGGCGACTTTGTCCTGTACTGGATGATCGCCTACCGCCGGACCACCTGGAACTTCGCCTTCGACCGGGCTGTGGACTGGGCCAAGGCCCTGGACAAGCCGGTGCTGGTGTTCGAACCGCTGCGCTCCGGCTACCGCTGGGCCTCGGACCGCATCCACCGCTTCGTGATCGACGGCATGGTGGCTAATGGCGCGCGCCTCGCCGGCAGCCGGGTGGGTTACTTTCCGTATTTGGAGCCCGAAAACGGCGCCGGCCAGGGCCTCTTCGAAACGCTGGCGGAGCGCGCCGCGGTGGTGGTGACGGACGACTTCCCGTGCTTCTTCCTGCCGCGCATGGTGGCGGCGGCGGCGGACAGGCTGCCGGTGCTCCTCGAATCGGTGGACGGCAACGGCGTCCTGCCGATGCGGGCGACGGAGAAAGTTTTTTTGCGCGCGGTGGACTTTCGGCGCTTCCTGCAAAAGACCCTGCCGGCGCACCTCGGCGACCGGCCGCGGCAGGATCCCCTCACCACCCGTGGCCTGCCCGAGTGGCAGGGGCCGCTACCGGAGGACATCACCGACCGCTGGCCGCCGATGGATCTCGGGAATCCGCCGGATCTCGCGGACTTTCCCATCGACCACGAGGTGCCGCCGGTGTCCTACAGCGGCGGTTCCGAAGCGGCCGCCGAGCTCTTGGATCGCTTCCTCGAAGAGCGCCTCGACCGCTACCAGGATGGCCGTCGGGACGTGATCGACCGCGCGACCAGCGAACTGTCCCCCTACCTCCATTTCGGGCACATCTCCGTCCATGAAGTGTTCTCGGCACTGGCCGATCGGGAAGACTGGACGCCGGACGATCTCGCTCCCAAGGCCACCGGTTCTCGGAGCGGTTGGTGGGGGATGGGCGAGAACGCCGAGTCCTTTCTCGATGAACTGCTCACCTGGCGCGAGGTGGGCTACAACATGGCTTGCCTGAAGGAGGACTACACGGCGTTCGACTCACTGCCGGCTTGGGCCATCGAAACCCTCGAAGAGCACGCCGGCGACGATCGGCCGGAGGTGTACACCCGCGAAGAATTCGAGGGCGCCAAGACCGAGGACGAGCTGTGGAACGCCGCCCAGCGCGAGCTGATTCGCGACGGGCGCATCCACAACTACCTGCGGATGCTGTGGGGCAAGAAAATCCTCGAATGGTCCGCCACGCCGCGCGACGCGCTGGACGTGATGATCGAGCTGAACAACAAATACGCCCTCGACGGCCGCAATCCGAACTCCTACAGCGGCATCTTCTGGTGCCTCGGGCGCTACGATCGGCCGTGGGGTCCGGAGCGGCCGATCTTCGGCAAGATCCGCTTCATGAGCACCGCTAGCACCCGGCGCAAGCTCGACGCCGACGCCTACGAACGAGAATTTGGAATTGGGCGATTGTTTTAG
- a CDS encoding HAD family phosphatase, with the protein MFRAVLFDFNGVLVDDEPLHFELFRRVLAEEGLDLSEEEYQAEYLGFDDRGCFTAVFERAGRAVEAAKLARLLARKSTYYQEWIRRNGYPFFAGAVDLVREAANSGAVLGVVSGALRDEVEGALMQEGLRDLCKFLVTADDVAASKPDPESYRTALTLLNSMPPLPERLIHPHEVLVIEDSPAGLASAHACGLTTVAVGHTYSREELPEATAYVESVAACGWEEMVRRAS; encoded by the coding sequence GTGTTCCGAGCTGTCTTGTTCGATTTCAACGGCGTCCTGGTGGACGACGAACCGCTCCATTTCGAGCTGTTCCGGCGGGTGCTCGCCGAAGAGGGGCTGGACCTCTCCGAGGAGGAGTACCAGGCCGAGTACCTCGGTTTCGACGACCGGGGTTGTTTCACGGCAGTTTTCGAACGCGCCGGCCGGGCTGTCGAGGCGGCAAAGCTCGCCCGCCTGCTCGCCCGCAAGAGCACCTACTACCAGGAGTGGATCCGGCGAAACGGTTACCCCTTTTTCGCTGGCGCCGTGGATCTGGTGCGCGAGGCGGCGAATTCCGGCGCCGTGCTTGGCGTGGTGAGCGGCGCGCTGCGGGACGAAGTGGAGGGTGCGCTCATGCAGGAAGGGCTGCGGGATCTCTGCAAGTTCTTGGTGACGGCGGACGACGTGGCCGCCAGCAAGCCAGATCCGGAGAGCTATCGAACGGCTCTCACCCTCCTCAACTCCATGCCGCCCCTGCCGGAGCGCCTGATCCATCCGCACGAAGTCTTGGTGATCGAGGACAGTCCAGCGGGTCTCGCCTCGGCTCACGCCTGCGGTTTGACCACCGTGGCGGTAGGGCACACCTACTCGCGGGAAGAGTTGCCAGAGGCGACGGCCTATGTCGAATCCGTGGCGGCGTGCGGCTGGGAGGAGATGGTTCGGCGGGCCAGCTAA
- a CDS encoding prolyl oligopeptidase family serine peptidase has protein sequence MAQQLPFRLSLPASARADFLEGFIDHPSNPGPWPTVIICHGFKGFMEWGFFSALAHLLAERGFAAVRFNFSGAGQRPGEDRVSDLAAFEANTFSREGEELGTVLDAVGGGGLEVERGVFGPGQFDVERIGLFGHSRGGGAVLQVADDPRVRSVVTWAGVSTYQRWNDEQKEQWRKAGGFPVMNGRTGQELTLGLGLLDDIEQNADALDLEAAAERREAPWLIVHGGNDETVPIEEAETLYAAAREPRELLQVQDAGHTFGAKHPFQGPTPHLIEAMNATQDWFRKTLA, from the coding sequence ATGGCGCAACAGCTACCCTTCCGACTTTCCCTACCCGCTTCCGCCCGCGCGGACTTTCTCGAAGGTTTCATCGACCACCCATCGAACCCCGGCCCCTGGCCGACGGTAATTATCTGCCACGGCTTCAAGGGCTTCATGGAGTGGGGGTTTTTCTCCGCCCTCGCCCACCTGCTGGCGGAACGCGGCTTTGCGGCGGTTCGTTTCAATTTCTCCGGCGCCGGTCAGCGGCCCGGCGAGGACCGGGTCAGCGACCTCGCGGCTTTCGAGGCAAATACCTTTAGCCGCGAGGGCGAGGAGTTAGGCACGGTCCTCGACGCGGTCGGCGGCGGAGGCCTGGAGGTGGAGCGCGGAGTGTTCGGTCCAGGACAATTCGATGTAGAGCGCATCGGCCTTTTCGGCCATTCTCGGGGAGGCGGCGCAGTACTGCAAGTGGCGGACGACCCGCGGGTTCGCTCCGTCGTCACTTGGGCCGGCGTTTCGACCTACCAACGCTGGAACGACGAGCAAAAAGAGCAGTGGCGGAAGGCGGGGGGATTTCCGGTGATGAACGGCCGCACCGGCCAGGAGCTGACCCTCGGACTGGGGCTCCTCGACGACATCGAGCAGAACGCCGACGCCCTCGACCTGGAAGCCGCCGCTGAGCGCCGGGAGGCCCCCTGGTTGATCGTCCACGGGGGCAATGATGAAACGGTGCCAATCGAAGAGGCGGAGACCCTCTACGCCGCCGCCCGTGAGCCCCGAGAGCTGCTGCAGGTACAGGACGCCGGCCACACCTTCGGGGCGAAGCACCCTTTCCAGGGACCCACGCCGCACTTGATCGAGGCAATGAACGCCACCCAGGACTGGTTCCGGAAGACCCTAGCGTGA